The stretch of DNA tctctggcgctcctgtttcaggaagtagaagtgagccagggAAGAgtggagcttcagacgacagaattTCGAGTCCAATTTCCTGAGGGTGATCCTCAATGTCAagtcgcctggcctcgcaaggcgatgtcatgcgaggccaggcgtcttgcttacgaggacactgtccttccttggtcaaagaaatcagctaatggaacagacttgcatcaaatGACACGGGATATATCATACtttatacatataagtttcaatataaatatataacgtgtttactttttaaattgtgtatatatttgttagattacatatgtaagcgagttactacccactagccttCCAAGCTGCaattactaagcaactaaccaaccatagataacttcttttggatctaaaaaaacatttaaaattagttgacttacatttaaactggaaatttgtccctgaagtagctgccggcttctgatccgccatgctTTTGAAAATTCcgcgctgtattctgggaaatgtttgaccaaggctaggctacaagacagctCCTATCCTGGCTCAGCTAGctgaacggctaacaaacggagaacagacgcaTTGGTAGAGCATGAACATTcaaacacgtcttggcggttcctgatgacgtatctcctaggcaaccggggcgggaccaagacatcaaggcgaggttccttggcattgacaaacacccctgatatttggacaactcccttctgattggttaacagcaacatgactctaccactgactcaatttgctctgcatcgttgatgttttatctccacaaacaacacaggcCTGAATGTGTTCCGCCGTTTGTGGAGTCgccaatgctaatggttagcttctactggcagagatgtgctctgctctcttctgGACACTTAACAACAGTTTTCCCCATAGCAAGTCGACAtaggtgagcccatgaatgctaATATTCAGTGTGACATTGATCTGAGTGACTCCTAATCAGAGTGTTTCCGTTTATTTTCAATCAGAGACTAAAGAAGGAAATAGAAGTAGAAGACTAGTTTCGCTTTTAGCCCGCACGTAAAACACAGAAATGACAAGTAAAAAAAGgagtttctcagtgaacatgGTCCTTAACGTCGTCCTTCGCCCGTGGTCTTCTACATAAAGCAGCAACCAAGCTTATAAAAACAGGTCGCATGTGTGTATCAGAGCATACATAATCCTGGTTATTTAAATCCACAAACAAATGCTGACAACGGAGAATTTGCAACTTTCCAGAATCATTTTTGGTGCCATATAGCTTAGCTTTggtgtggacgacaggccaaacCGTAGAAGATTATATTTTTGTGTAGTTGGATATCTGGCTTCAAGCATAAAGAGCCTTTGTCAAATTTGGCTAAGTTGACTTTTTTTAATGCCACATTTCTTTGATATAAAATGGTGTCGAACACAGGTGTCTAAAGTGTAGCCCCCTGGCCCGCAGAGCCATTATATCCGGCCCTGCACAGCAACCCACAAGCATACACTATTGATGCTTTTTAAAATACATGATGCCCATCATCAGTAAATGCAGATAAAACAGTCtgtttaaaagtaaaagtacaaatcAAAATTCAACTCTTTGCATATCATGTTTAAAATTGGCagatcttttattttatttcttttttattaacaaaaaatgtaaaacactTAGTTTTGTTGTGTTGCAGGTGTCCTGTTGAGCAGGTAAAATTgagcaaaaacaaagaaatttgttttatgttttttggaAAATCTTTTTAAACCCAAGTGTTCGTGCGCTGAGCGACTTTCCAAATCGGCAGTTTTGGCCCAATTTTTGAAACATTTTGGACAAAAATGCTTATAAAAAATTAGCCTCATTTACCCGAGCAAAATAATTATGCTTTGCATCAAGCCATCCTAAATATCCACatacataggatggcttgccaggctaataaaaaaggggaaaaaagaaaaatctgCAAATAACCTCAGGAAACGGAGCATTTAACAGtatttttatattaaaaaaaatcccTACATGGATCACATACTTGCTACAGATGCAATTTTTTCTGTTTAAgtggcatttttgacgagtatttctttatttaaatataaatatagaCCCCACCACATTTGAGCCGTGTCATGAACGTGgaaagacgcccagacttccgcACCTCCTCCTGGTTCTGTTCATGCCACCTCTCCTTGGCcttgtcacccccccccccccccccccccccccgcctcatcTTCACATCTTCACATCCTGGTTTGACTAACCCCCGTGTCTTCCCTCCCACAGGGCGGAAGGAGAAGAAGGGGGACCGCTGGCAGTAAACCATGGCTGCCATGACGACAGTGCCCAGCTACACTGCTTCGATATGGGTGAGAATGTGTCATGCTCTGCCCCGACTGGACTTCAGTATGCAGATGAGGGACAACACCTTTGTCCCTGACAGCTGGGAGTACCAGCAGGTAACAAACTCCTGACAAAAACTCAGACCAAACCCACCCTCGGGTGCTGCGATGCATGATTATTTCAGTCCCAGGTGCTCTGTTTGGATGCACAGGTGTGGTTTATTACACGTTAGCAGGATGATGGGTAATTTGTGCCACATGACTCGAATAATTAGCTCCATAAATCCCTGCAAGTAATGGCAACCTGCTGAACCGTGAAAATGACATTTTCCATGTTTATTAATTGACACGATTAAATGTGTAAGATTTCTAGTCGTATTTTTGCTCCTTTACCTCACTTGAAATACTGTTTTGCATAAAAGTAGAGAATTCATTCAGGCGGTGCATGCTACCTGTGTCGCTTTTGTCTGCAAGATGGAGTTTTGTTCTGCAGCAAAATGCAGCGTTTTGCCTCTCTGAGTGTTTCTGACTTGACTTTGGTACCAAAAGGAGGCGGGTAAGGGAGCGAGAGCACAATTTGTCCTGTAGAACTGAAAGACAAAAGAGACTCGGAGAACGGGGGTGAGAGAGGCAACGAGTAATGTGAGGAGGTTGGCGAACTGGGCACAGAGAGAGGGAACGCAGTCAGAGCGGGAGCCAGAGAGAGTGGCAGCGAAGGTTTTAAGTAGGTCAGATTATTAATAGAGATTCAGCGGTGTGGatggaaagaaagaaaagacCGGGGGGGAGTGGGGAAACGGGGATGGGTGGAGTGGAGCGATGAGGAGGGGCTTCGGAGAACAGGAGGGGAGACAGAGGGAGGAATGGGGAGTGACAGACGGGCAGATGGATGGAGGATAAAGCTGCAGAAATGAGTGGAAGCAATATGCGTTTCAGTTTCAGTACTGTTGACTCTATTGATCAAAGCAGAGCCAGATGTGGCGTAGTGGCGTTAAACTCCATCATGGTGCGGCGAAACATCAGGGTTTCCCAGCTACACGCCTGTGAAGGGTAGAGAATCAGCGTTTCCTTTATGAGCCTGTCTAACTGCTTTATGCTCCCTGTCTGTTTGGACATGATTCATATGCACACACCTTTTTATCATCATCTCCCACTGTTCATGTGGGCGGGACGCTTGGAGACGCTATAGAAACGTAAACTGCTCCTTTAAATTCaacgtgatttttatcttttgcACTCGGCGACTCATCTCCTCACCCACCTCCTCGTGCCTTTTTCAGACTCTGCTGATTTTGTCCAGTCTATCAGCCATCGCCCTCGTCATCTCCCTCTTGGTGGTTCTCTCCTTCCTCATACACTACTGCTGCTGTCACCGCGGCGACCGGAGCGAGGGAtccgaagaggaggaggaggatgaagatggCAGCACGGGTCACGGGTACAGCGGGAAGAAGGGGAAGGGCATCTGCTGTGTCACATGGGTGGCGGTCGCCGCTGTCACGCTGTGCTGGTGAGACGCAGAAATCAGCTGTTTGGTTTCAGGTCAACGTGTCGGTGATGAAAAATAAAACCTAAATCAAACAGTTCAGCAGAAAATGTCACATTTTAGCGTCAATAAAAGACAACTTTGAACTATTTGGGTTACTGAAGATTGAAGAAgcagaataaaaaaaacaaacctcaaatacataatttcacctcataatttaaaaaaatatattttttagatCCAACAGACAGTGAGGCACGCCGTGTGTTAATGCAAACACTCATCAGACATCCTAACTGGGTTTTAATCACTCAACTTGTGACATAGATTGCAGCGACTCTGCTTCAAGGCCCTcccagatatcggagcttctcaggccCAATCCCAAAACTCGCACTGCACCCTACGGTCCTCAGCGAAGTGCACTTGGATAGAGTGCGGTGAGGCTTTGAGTGTGTGGTACACAGGTGAGCGGATAATAGCCGAATTGGGACAGTGAGCAATGCGTCCTCGATTGTACTACTTTTAAAAAAATCCTTATTAACTATTTTCAAACAAAAAGTTATTTGGCATATTTGCATTTATTGCTGTCCACATTGAATATTAGTCTAAAACATTTAGGGCATGAAtaaaaatcatgaattgtctttcCTTTAGGGTAAAAGAGGAAGTTATGAAAATTTGGTTCTAATAGTGAAGATTTGATTTTTCAGAAACATTCCAAAAAAATTTTCCCTCACTGAAATAGGAAAATTTCTCTTTCAATTTTAAACttaatattttattgtttactcTGCAGTCTGTAAAATTGAGCCAAAACAAGCGATTAAATTACTGACATGTCGTgtccaaaaacaaacacacagcacCGTTGTCAGTAGACAATATTTATCAACAGACATGGAATGCATCTTTCCAACAGTAAAGATGTGCTTCTAATCTGTACACAATTTAAAActtactttatatatatatatatatatatatatatatatatatatatatatatatatatatatatatatatatatatatatatatatatatatatatatatatatatatgggattACATATTTTTTCTGAAATGGCACTTGAGCTATTGCTCTGCATTCTTCTCAAAAttagattgtgggtaataccctttgcCTAAGTCCGCATCGATGAGGACTTTGGcaaagtgcagatcaagggtgtaaaaggggcgtggtcaacttccgcatctgagaatcaggacaccctatGCAGGAAAGCGCATTTGAAGGGTGTAAgagtggaagtgtgagtattgggattcaACCTGAGTGGGTGTGGccaactccagcttgttttcttaaagtgacagggcCCTGACACAACTCATTGTGAAAGGTACTGAAACTGCTTAAATATCTTTGTGCGAGagcgatttagtgcaaagaacttcataaacatgttctgTGTCAACCATAGATCTATTATAACTTAAAGGTGCtgcatgtaagaatatagtgagaattttactttGAGAAAATCCCAAGAGTCTGTTTCAGTAATGTTGGCAGGAAGGTTATActaaaacatatttcatatccagctggctgcagggattCTTAGttgttctcctttcaaaataaaaggaggGATGCAACTACTGTTAACCATCGGtaagtgtggggttgccgtgtcttctgcgagctaatactgcagcaccgACCATTTTAATTTGACGATGGACGGCAAAaatctccagagttgtttaaagtggttgctgtAACCCCATTTTACCGCAGGatgccatttttatttcatttctacataatgcacctttaagaaaaacagccatgtccaCTTTGAGTGGCACAGATATTTTGGTAGGGCACCAGAAATCCTGGGATGGAACATCATTCCATTTAAGTTCTCATCTGTTTTTGTCATTAATCACTTTTGGCTCAGCGGTGGCAGAAAAAAACTAAAACTTTTGAGGATTTTTGTTcactaaaatgaatatttttcacaTTCCGATTGTCATTCAGTGGACTAATATTTTCTATCAAACGGCTAAAGATAAAACACCCAAATGGGAAAGCTGAAAGGGATTTCTTACAGTACACAAGCCTTTTTTTCCTGTGTCCCTCCATGAAAGTGTTCCCCAGAGATCACCTGATAATCTGCCAAGTGGCTATTACACAATGCTCACTGACGGCTCTTGTTTCACTTCCCAAACTCTTGGATGTTTCTGTCTATAACACAGTCTGTACTGCCCTCTTTGGGAGTATCACTATCACACCTATAACCTGCCTGAGGCTGCTAttctcatttattttatttgaagctCTTTAGCAAAGATTTACAGCTGCACTAACCTGACATTAACAGTTAAATATGTTTGAGAATAAAAGAATGGCTAGATTAATGACAATACATCctcaaagagcaagtcaacccctaccagagtattactccactcccacttccccttttgaaaaatgcaaccaatgctgttacctagcagaccgagaggacagagccactaacaaatacacacacacacagccacaacgacattgtgacatcatatggtaccagcgaacattctagggtacctcttagccaatagtgatggcagatttaaaaacaaatgcagtgcagagtttttacctgacaacggcacaacactgacagttttaggcagacaattaatattttaactaaaatgcactaaagtgctaaactattgactactcgtgtctgcagcacgattagacacacatttatatagtttatcaaaaaatagttgatttgggggtgacttgctctttaagtttcaaACTTCTTTGTAGGCTGAAACCAGCTCTTAAAGGtccaatatgtaagaattttactgtgaaataattacaaaacagtctaatgtctcagtcatgttggaagaaagGTTATGCTGAAACAGATTATTTCTCCGCcggttggggcgacggtggcacaggagttaagtgctcgccccgtaatcggaaggttgctggttcgagccccgctcagtctgttgctgctgttgtgtccttgggcaagacacttaacccacgttgcctgctggtggtggtcggagggaccggtggcgccagtgctcggcagcctcgcctctgtcagtgcgccccagggcagctgtggctacattgtagctcatccccaccagtgtgtgaatgtgtgtgtgaatgggtgaatgactgattgtgttgtaaagcgccttggggggtttcaagatctctagaaggcgctatatcaaatacaggccatttaccatttaattctATTCCTTGAAGACCAAAGAGGAAAATAGTCGTTGTTTACATTCTGTGAGCCCACAGGGTTGCTGAATGCCAACATTGCAGCtcaggcatttgtaattcaacactatcaggcaaaaagctccaaagCAAGTAACGGGAGAGACCCAGTAGTTATTTCCTGGATCCCTaggaagccacagcatcttttagttttactctaatatcgggtcaAGAAGCTAGACCAAAGACGCAAATCATTCTAAAAGGTGAAAGTGTCCAATGTTTGAGATGAAGTTAAACTACGAACAGactggctaatgctaatgctagtggGTAGCACTCTCATGTGCTCATGTGACGTGGGATTCCGAAAAAATCTGATGATCGCAAAACTAAgaatgactaaactctacaagtggaAGAAAAATGGTCAGATTGTCTCCACGTCTAATGCTCCTTCTGTCGTCTTGGAAGAAAGATTCGAAGCTTgctaaactcacagccattttctTCTCCGTGTCTACACCGATGACGGCAATATGGTGAGACGCATTTGTAGTCCTATGCATCTGTTCacactaaacctaaaataactttcaaCACTGTTCAAAAAGAAGCGCTTTATTAGCATCAAagcgtgtctttaaaattcacagacatatgCAAACTTTATGGCACACATtaacaggattagaaaatagcttcttTATCCACATGGACCTGcattattttttttcttatttctagggacccatggtccggatggGCGTGACACCTTCGGCTCCCTGTTGCACCTTTAAATATTGTCTCgtcaaaaaataattttatttgatAACTGTGCTAAAGCTTTAAACCAGTAAGACGTCCGACTTTCTATTTTCTgataatctgtttttttttacattattttggTGAAGCGTTTGGGATTAATTTAAATTTACTGCAGCATCTAAACTCCAAAATAAATGTTAAATTGCGTTTCCATGTCTAACTGAATAAGTAATGTTTGTGCCACTAAAGTAACTTTTTTCAAGGTTTTAAAAGACTTCTTTTGCTCCACTAGCAGTGACTTTAAATCATGTTATCCTCACAGTTACCAGTTCTGTAAAGACCACACTGCTCAGACCTCATTCGTTGAAGTTTTACTTCAGGAAATTGATTTTATTCCAATGACCAAAAATATTTAAGCTAAAAGAGATTTGCCAAGTCACAAATTGTCTAAAATTGTTTAATTATCTAACTATTTCAAACAAATTCAACTGTAATCAAATAtttaaccattttattttaaaattattaaattaaaagacaattcatgtaATGTTGCCGTTTCCCACGTGCACTCTGCAGTTAAACGTGAGGAAAAAGTATTTGGCCCTTATAGATTTCTTTGGTATtttcctttttttgttgttgtatttgAAAGTTTCTGATTGGGATTTATTGTACAAATAATGCaaattttaaattattattttattttttttaaaacgctATAACCAACCTGGCCCTGTGTGAAAAGGTAACCACCTGCATTGTTAATCCATCCTATAATTCATAGTGTGATTAATTATCTGCAATTAATTTTCACATTATTTAGAAAGCAGAGTTCAGTTTCACTAACCAGACTCATGTATGATTAAGGATTTCCTTCAATAGAACCTTTCTGACAGCATGAAGCAggttaaaagatctcaaaaagcaacacgttATGCCTCATTCTGTAGCAgtcgaagaacaaaaataaacctgAACAACACCTGATGATTAGCATCTAATGAAATTTGCGGATCTGAAATATTCAAGTGAAAAAGAAGTATTCTCAAAAGCGGAAGACGTCGGAGTCAAATTACATTTTCATAAAACTGCGACTCTATGCTAACGGCTAATGGTCAACATTAGATAACCTGCAGTAGAACACTAGACAAAAATGAAGGCAAAGTTGTACAGTCATTTTGTAAAGTCACACTAGACCATGATCAtcaaccctactggttgaaagtggaattacaactgttgtaaacaaccctgctgtagctagcgctaacaatgagctaatatTAACATGAGCCAAGTAATACTAAAGTAAACCATAGAGTAAAACGATCCACTGTTGAACAAAAAATATTgtcagtccagtagcaacaaagccaggtcaccatcagtttgtgaTTTCTTAGCCGCCCTTAGCTCCGTCGCACTAGCTTAGGCTGCGGTGATGTTAACACtgggtttagctctttgctttgcctccaaagacattactctcttacttttacttccaggctccgccattatACCAACAGGAAAagcaaacttcattttctttcttcttgtgcttttcatTGACGATtggcgaactgaaaatgctaactgctagcattacagctaacagccgaaAAGCAGTGAAAGAGCTCCTCCTAGGGCACCTACCTGCGTCACAAAACGATCCACATTAATTTACTCTCAAACGTTCTGTAAGTTTTCCATTAAACCTAAATCCACCTCGAAGAAACAGAGAAAAGCTAACGGCGGCTCACGGACTGAATAAAAATGATTGATGCAGCCACACAGTCAGAAAAGTGAAGTCAACGTGAAAGTCTCTGAAGTGCATTAGTACTGTGGGAAGCAGGCACCATCTCGCTCTCTACTTATCTCTAGATGAATTGGTCATTATGGAGCGTTTTCATCTAAAATCCAATCTTCTCATTAGCATAACATTCAACTGCGAGCTAAAAGAGTCCAAAAAAGCTTTGTATGTCTTCAAGAAGCTTGGTTTGTTCCAAACAGCTGGCTGTGAATCACTTGCtgcccatcaccatcatcatgtgGCCTCCAGCCTCCCACAAAGTCGTGTTATTTCCGTTTCCTAACCACAGCCAGCAGCAGCGCCGTGTTTATGAAACCCACTGCCTccgcatcagtgtgtgtgtgtgtttgagaggatGATGTCAATTCAGCCAGTCATTAACCCACCAGTGGTTACCCACTCCTCTGCTGATCATAAAGTCATCAGGTCGGTGCATTAGGGTGGTTGTACATCACATAAAATACTGCTTGACGTCTGTCCAGCATGCTGTTGTAATGGAGGAGTGAGTCGCCGTGGCGACGGCCCTGATGCCTCACTTCGAAACCCATGGCCACCCGTGTGATTTAAGAAAATGAAAGTGCACTTTAATGGTTTGGCAGGGCTTATTATCCTCCATCTGCTGCAGTTTTATATACATGGAGACTGAACTGCTAAACGACAGAATATGATGTAGTGCAGATCTGACCTTAGCCGGTAATAATGTCCTCACACACCGTCTGCAGGTGATGAAGGGGCTCGTGTCTCCCCCTCATGGACTTTCTGGTCTAAACATCAACACAAACGCTGCAACTAACCTTCTGAAAAGTGTTCTCTAAGAGGATGGTGGCTTTTAAGTGGGTGCACTTCAAAACTGCATTAGACGCCGGAGTTCCCGTTTTAAAATGCAAAGCACACACAGAAACGGACTCGCACTCCCCCCCTTTCTCCCTGCTCTCTAATCTGGGTCACATACTTTGAGGGAGATTGGGCTGTACCATTTCTCTTGGGTTTGAGGGGATTTGATGAACATCTGGCCCCGCGCCATAATCCGAATATTTGAATAACCGTAAACACGCTGAGACGTTTAACATTTCAAATGCGTCTTCTCCCCTGAGAGAGCGACGTGTGTTCATCTGTTTATTGCTGTCCCTGTGCTCTGCTCTTGGTGCGCTCGTCCCTCGCTCGTTTTATCTTCTAGTTGTGTCACGTTCGTTTAAAATGTTCATACACACTGAATTAAACATTGCATCTgtgcccctctctctctctctctctctctctctctctctctctctctctctctctctctgtctctctctctctctctctctctctctctctctctctctgtcacatgTGCACCCTCCCACAATGTTCTCATCCTCCTTCTCATTTTTTTATTTCCTCCCCTCTCTGCAGCGTTGCCATAGGCATCGGTTTCTATGGCAACAGCGAGGCTAATGATGGGATGTATCAGTTGACCTCGTCTCTTCTCACGGCCAATTATACGCTAGCTTCCATCGATCTACTGGTGAGTGCTGCACCCTGCGAGTGAAATGTCACGCAGAGCATCTGCactgctcggtgtgtgtgtgtgtgtgtgtgtgtgcgcgcgtgtgtgtgtgtatgtgtgtgtgtggtcagccTCTGAGAGGAAGACAAATCAGACACAAACTTCTGTTTTAGTGATTTGCTCGCGGTCAGGCGGCGGCTGGTGTGGTTTTCTTCCGTGTAGTTGATGACACGCATTAGAGCGAGTCTCAGTGATCCCGTGAGTGATTGCAGAAGCAACGACAAATCACTTCGCTTGGGTTATTTAAAACTGGAGTGCTTGTTTTACACTGTAAAGCTACAAtggaaatctgcaaacaagctagcttgtggagtgatttttgggggggggggggtattaatagcctggcctgccagactcgtcctctgtttaattcttccCATAaagaagcatggggctggctggtcaggctagattcacaaagtggttctctcacatttgtctaaaagcctCTACCAACAACACAGCTCGGTGCAAAACCAACTATTGGACCGTCTGGTTGTCTCTCCCCgaaccgctgcacttccctgggttctcCATTTATTTCactcatatttagcaacagagcaccactcagagtgagaggttctccactgactaatgtcagagaaggagaaacggcTGGTGTAGGTACCGGATCTGCTCGGGAACTGCTGaggagtttctggtcagcagaaggcTGCAGAGTGCCGTCTAatgtgaagttgctcaagtttGTGGCTCAGGAACCACCGaagccagtttgaaagcaataacaAAGTGTtgatgagaagctctgatatccaggaggggctttgAGTAGAGCtgttgctcctccagcagcaactCGTTGTTGCACGTGAGACGTGGTCCTTTTCTACCtcgccgtttgtgacatcacaaaagggcACTTTTTGAAACGGCCTGTCTCAGGCACACAAATACTACTGACTAAAACCGACGGAAAACTGACTCATGGGATTTTTTGCGTTAAGAGTGCTGATGGAGGCAGCGGAGACCCAGATGGCTGCATGAAATAATGCGATTTCAGAATGGCTCTGTTCTCATTGCCTAAAGTGCAAAGAGGCCACTGATGATGCAACCGATGCGAAAATGAAGCCGTTTAGGATCCAGAATGAGTTTAATGTCTGTGGAGGAATTTGATGTTCGTGTGTTTGGCCGGTCTTCCTGGCTGTGGGGCATTCAGCGTCTCAAACCAACAAATGAAGCTGTTTAAAGATTGTTTTTCAAGCTTTTTTCAGAAGACTTCAAACACATGAATGTTCGTCTTTTATTGCACACTCATTCCAACAATTTTCAAAGTTCAAACTTTTGCTTTTAGAAGTTTGTTCCATACAGgatgtgacctctgacccctcaGTTATATATCACTCATGCAGTAGCATCTGCCTCTCCTCTACACAACCACTCAAACCAGCATTAAACACATGATCGTATCTGTTTTTGTGGCTTTCATTCCACTTTACTCCTCTTACAGATATCCGACACAATTAACGGACTGCAGCTCTCCGTCTCTGGCCCCCTCTCCTCGATGGAGGAGCTGTTTTCCGGCAGTAAACCCTTCTTGGTGTCGACGCGGAACTGCCGGAGGTTATCTGAGAATGTGATCAACCTCCTGTCCTCCATCTCTCTGGCTCGGTCCAGCGTGGAGGCAGGTCTGCTGGGGAACGACAGCAGCATCAGCGGGGCGTCCATCATTCCTCTGACGCCGGTCCCTCCCTCGGTGGCTCCCACGGTGGTGCCTACCAGCAACCTACTCCCAAACCCCTTCTCGCCTGGCTGGGCAGCTAACACGCTGATGGTCAATGAGGACTACAGGTGAGGCCTTTCAACACTTCAGTTTGATGCACTTGTAAGAACTTTATTGTGTTTGGCTCAATTAAAACGTGACTTGTTCAGATTTAGTGAAAAACCCAAACACCCACAAATCTTATGTTATTTTTAAATCAACTTTGCCAACCAGCAGCAAATAATCAGGCTCAGCAATGAAATATCCAGTCTGTggatttaaatgatttatttttaactAATGGAGCATTTTCTTAAGGTGATCCGGAGCAGATCATGCAGAAAACATCAACGCATATTCCAATTAGTCACCTGCACCTGATGTGAAAGGTCAAGCCAAAACAAAACAAGCCTTTTTATTTTGTTCACTAGTTTAAAATGCAAACTACCCGCATGCAGATGGAttcctgaatggcctctgtttggAGCAAAAGCATTTATGTCCtgtaggactgatgagctaacggctagtccaaaGCACGTTGCTGCAGTTTTAAAACATCTCTAATTCCCCAAATTTCATTGCAATGAATGCGGTTATTTTGTGAGCCTTTGCTTGCCC from Nothobranchius furzeri strain GRZ-AD chromosome 5, NfurGRZ-RIMD1, whole genome shotgun sequence encodes:
- the ttyh1 gene encoding protein tweety homolog 1 isoform X2, with the translated sequence MAAMTTVPSYTASIWVRMCHALPRLDFSMQMRDNTFVPDSWEYQQTLLILSSLSAIALVISLLVVLSFLIHYCCCHRGDRSEGSEEEEEDEDGSTGHGYSGKKGKGICCVTWVAVAAVTLCCVAIGIGFYGNSEANDGMYQLTSSLLTANYTLASIDLLISDTINGLQLSVSGPLSSMEELFSGSKPFLVSTRNCRRLSENVINLLSSISLARSSVEAGLLGNDSSISGASIIPLTPVPPSVAPTVVPTSNLLPNPFSPGWAANTLMVNEDYRWLSYVLLLLLDLIICLFILLGLAKQARWLLILMTVLAWLALFLSWGSLGLETATVVALSDFCSDPNTFVLNSTQFSAGTSSDVLDYYLTCSRRMTSPFQQLLTQSQRALSNIHTHLSSLDRNALPQFPKAQKSLREVQHNLNSTEGNFHQLVALLNCRGLNKDYIDSLKGLCYDGMEGLLYLSLYSFLSALAFTAILCSLPGAWRSFPSESEDYDDSDSESEDPFTSHQARRQASSGSQRGAMAPFYNYPGAGWTPPFSSAPPLPTLPAC
- the ttyh1 gene encoding protein tweety homolog 1 isoform X3, producing the protein MAAMTTVPSYTASIWVRMCHALPRLDFSMQMRDNTFVPDSWEYQQTLLILSSLSAIALVISLLVVLSFLIHYCCCHRGDRSEGSEEEEEDEDGSTGHGYSGKKGKGICCVTWVAVAAVTLCCVAIGIGFYGNSEANDGMYQLTSSLLTANYTLASIDLLISDTINGLQLSVSGPLSSMEELFSGSKPFLVSTRNCRRLSENVINLLSSISLARSSVEAGLLGNDSSISGASIIPLTPVPPSVAPTVVPTSNLLPNPFSPGWAANTLMVNEDYRWLSYVLLLLLDLIICLFILLGLAKQARWLLILMTVLAWLALFLSWGSLGLETATVVALSDFCSDPNTFVLNSTQFSAGTSSDVLDYYLTCSRRMTSPFQQLLTQSQRALSNIHTHLSSLDRNALPQFPKAQKSLREVQHNLNSTEGNFHQLVALLNCRGLNKDYIDSLKGLCYDGMEGLLYLSLYSFLSALAFTAILCSLPGAWRSFPSESEDYDDSDSESEDPFTSHQDSKRFLQWQPWL